The sequence TCTGGAAGTTGCGTACATCTTTGTGTACCGAATCCCAGGTTGAGAGCACCACAATCGGGCCGAGAAACGTGGTCAGCATCACCAGCCAGAGGCTAATGCCATCAATTCCGAGGCTGTAGGTCGCTCCCACAATCGGGAGCCAGGGAAGTTCTTCGACGAATTGCATTGCCGGTGGCGCACCAACAACTGCTACCTGAAAAGGATTCGTCTCGAAACGCAGTGGCAGGATCAGGGAGAGAACAAAACCGATCACCATTGTTGTCAGCGACACCCGGCGGGCCAGCTCAGGATTCGTCCGCGGTACGAACAAGAGCACCAGCGCTCCGACTGTCGGCAGCCAGAGAATGAGCGAGAGGAGTGGAAAGCCTAACTGATTCATAACGCTCCCTCGTTGAAGTCACATCAACCTTGCCGCAAGAGTCTCGCCACGATCAGCTTTGCTGGTCGGTATGATCATCCTCATTGCAACGAGGGTGATATGCCTCATCAGCAGTTCACGACCAACTGTTTTCTGCACTCCGGTTCAGTGTAGACAGTAGTTACCGACAGGTACGGCATCAATCGTGGATGCGATCGTACAATGTTTCTGTTAGCGAGCAATCCAGAGCATAAACCCGATCACAAGTAAGACGCCAACCGTGAACACCAGGGCATACGTGCGAACGTAACCGGTTTGTACTGCACGCAAACCGTTGGCCAAACCGCCAAAGAACCGACCAACTCCCATCACCAGACCGTCAACACCCTGTGGATCGAACACGCGGGCCAGGAAATCCGACAAGCGCTCGAAACCGGCAACAACCGTGCGCTGATAGAGACGGTCAAGGTACCAGGCCTCTGCCATGCCTTCCCAGATGTCACCGCTGTAGCGATAGATTGGGTCTTTGCCGCCGATCTTAATTTTGGCTGCGTTGGTGGTGTAAATCCACCAGCCCAAATATCCCATTCCCACCGCTCCAACAGTTGCGATCAGCGCCAGCCAGAGGTTGAATTCACCGGCCTTCTCGTGCAAAACCGGCTCAAGCCAATTGGTCAGCCAGTGCAGTACGGGGAGATTGATCGCACCACCAATGATAGCTCCGACGGCTAACACAATCAGCGGAACGGTCATCACCTGCGGGCTTTCATGCGGATGGTAACTGGGATCGCGTTGCGTGCCAAAGAAGATCAATGCTACCTGGCGACCCATATAAAAGGCGGTGAACAATGAGGTGATGAAAAGAATAATGAAAATTGGTGTATGGCCGTGCCCAACCGCGTGCGCCAAAATCTCATCTTTGCTCCAGAAACCGGCCAGCGGGAAGATACCTGCCAGCGCCAACGCGCCGATCAGGTAGGTACGGAACGTTATCGGCATTGCGTCCTTCAACCCACCCATCCGCCGCATATCCTGAGTGTCGTGCGTACCGTGAATAACCGAACCGGCGGCCAGGAAGAGTAACGCCTTGAAGATACCGTGAGTTAGCAAGTGGAAGATCGCTGCCACATACGCACCCATCCCACAAGCCGCCACCATAAAGCCTAGCTGCGAAACAGTACTGTAGGCCAGCACACGCTTGATGTCCCATTGGGCCATCGCTGCTGTTCCGGCCATCAGAGCAGTCAACGCACCAATCCAGGTCACCCAACCCTGAGTCGTAAAAGAGGCGACAAACAGCGGCTCGGTCCGCGCCATCAAATAAACTCCGCCGGTCACCATCGTTGCCGCGTGTATCAGCGCCGATACCGGGGTCGGGCCAGCCATTGCATCAGGCAACCAGACGAAGAGCGGAAATTGCGCACTCTTGCCGGTGGCGCCGATTAGTAACAGAAATGAGATGGCTGTACTTACAAAAATCGGTTGCCAGTCTGGACCAACTCGTAGGCCGGCAATGTCTCCTACCCGCTCCAGAAAGCCGAGTGCGCCACCTTCTCCCTCGCTGTAGAAATTGAGAGTTCCAAAGTAGGTAAAAATAGCCAGCATGGCCAGTATAAATGCGGCATCACCGATGCGATTGACCACAAATGCTTTTACTGCCGCTTCGCTGGCTGTCTTGCGCTCGAACCAGAAACCGATCAAAAGAAATGAGCAGAGACCGACCCCCTCCCATCCAAGGAAGAGCAGCAGGAGATTGTTTGCCATCACCAGGAAGAGCATCATGGTGACGAACAGATTGAGGTAGGCAAAATAACGCACGACCCGCGGATCACCATGCATATAGCCAATCGAGTAGACATGAATCAGAGCACCGACACCGGTAATCAGCAGTGCCATCACTGCTGTCAATGGATCAAACATAATTGCAAACGGCACCCGAAAACTCCCGGTGTTGATCCACTCCCAGGCGGTGCTGACGATTCGCCGATTTTCTGGCGGCATATTGGCTAATACGCCTACCGCGATGAGGGTCGCTACGAATGCAGCTACTACCATGCCACTCGCCACCAACCCGGCTGTGCGTTCGCGGCGAATCACAAACACGTTTAACAGAAAGCCAATGAATGGCAACAGCGGAATAAGCCAGATCAACAGTTCCATAGATTGGCTAGCCCTTCAATGTACTGACTTCGTCAACATCGGCGGTACGCTTGGTACGGAAGATTGCAACCAGAAGTGCCAGACCGACTGCTACCTCAGCAGCAGCCACCGTAATGACAAAGAAGACGATGGCTTGGGCCTCAACCCCCAAACGTTCGCGGGCAAAGGCAACTAAGGCCAGATTGGCGGCATTGAGCATTAACTCAACTGCCATAAAGACCACAATCGCGTTGCGTCGCAGTAATACCCCTAACACTCCAATCGTAAACAAGATGGCGCTCAGCAGCACATAGTACGAGGTGGGCACCATTAGATTTTCCTCCCGCGCTGATTCAGTACTACTACCCCAATGACCGCGATCAACAAAATAAAGCCGGTTACCTCAAATGGCAGGAGGTAGTCGGTAAAGAGCAACGCCCCTAGTGTCTGCGGATCACTGAATTGAATCAGCGCCTCACTCTCCGGTGGCGGATTCGTCGCCCCTCCCAGGCCAACGACGACCGACACGACCAACAATGCTAATCCCAGCAGCAATGCCAGTGGTTGTTGCCAGGCAATCCGATCTGGCGTATCTTCTACCTTTTCCGCACCCAAGAGCATGACTACGAATAGAAACAGCACCATGATCGCGCCGGCATAGACGGTAAGCTGAATTGCAAACAGGAAGGGCGCCTGTAACAACAAAAAGAGTACCGCAATCGCAGCAAA comes from Chloroflexus sp. Y-396-1 and encodes:
- the nuoL gene encoding NADH-quinone oxidoreductase subunit L, producing the protein MELLIWLIPLLPFIGFLLNVFVIRRERTAGLVASGMVVAAFVATLIAVGVLANMPPENRRIVSTAWEWINTGSFRVPFAIMFDPLTAVMALLITGVGALIHVYSIGYMHGDPRVVRYFAYLNLFVTMMLFLVMANNLLLLFLGWEGVGLCSFLLIGFWFERKTASEAAVKAFVVNRIGDAAFILAMLAIFTYFGTLNFYSEGEGGALGFLERVGDIAGLRVGPDWQPIFVSTAISFLLLIGATGKSAQFPLFVWLPDAMAGPTPVSALIHAATMVTGGVYLMARTEPLFVASFTTQGWVTWIGALTALMAGTAAMAQWDIKRVLAYSTVSQLGFMVAACGMGAYVAAIFHLLTHGIFKALLFLAAGSVIHGTHDTQDMRRMGGLKDAMPITFRTYLIGALALAGIFPLAGFWSKDEILAHAVGHGHTPIFIILFITSLFTAFYMGRQVALIFFGTQRDPSYHPHESPQVMTVPLIVLAVGAIIGGAINLPVLHWLTNWLEPVLHEKAGEFNLWLALIATVGAVGMGYLGWWIYTTNAAKIKIGGKDPIYRYSGDIWEGMAEAWYLDRLYQRTVVAGFERLSDFLARVFDPQGVDGLVMGVGRFFGGLANGLRAVQTGYVRTYALVFTVGVLLVIGFMLWIAR
- the nuoK gene encoding NADH-quinone oxidoreductase subunit NuoK translates to MVPTSYYVLLSAILFTIGVLGVLLRRNAIVVFMAVELMLNAANLALVAFARERLGVEAQAIVFFVITVAAAEVAVGLALLVAIFRTKRTADVDEVSTLKG
- a CDS encoding NADH-quinone oxidoreductase subunit J — translated: MELILFLITALIAIVGAVAMLVSRNAVHSALFLLLNFAAIAVLFLLLQAPFLFAIQLTVYAGAIMVLFLFVVMLLGAEKVEDTPDRIAWQQPLALLLGLALLVVSVVVGLGGATNPPPESEALIQFSDPQTLGALLFTDYLLPFEVTGFILLIAVIGVVVLNQRGRKI